A DNA window from Streptomyces sp. 71268 contains the following coding sequences:
- a CDS encoding MFS transporter produces MANPYGALFAAPGARAFTAAGFVSRMPLSMTGIGLITMLSELRGQYGVAGAVAATFTLAMALIGPQVSRLVDRYGQGRVLLPVTGVSVVALGLLLLCAHYDAPVWTLFALAALAGSMPSMAAMVRARWTEIYRDSPRLHTAYALEAVIEDVTFIAGPALSVLLCTTLFPEAGPLVAGALLAVGVTLFVMRRDTEPPARGTAQTVEGSALRDGSLRVLVLALVAGGAIVGTVDVVSVAFADEQGQPGATGLVLAVYAVGSCAAGLAFGAVTLRTPLPRLLVLSILGTAATTLPFLLVNSVIGLTVAVFFAGVFFSPTMITIMNLIERIVPAHRLTEGMTWATTGLAIGVALGSSLSGAAVDVFGPRGGFAVAITAGALCVAVAALGYRPLVAAVSARPVTPPPGGDFAPKAGQGAAPGGDGGTVTVAAATDRTDADLESAQRDADLADGATVTHHGPDATGRGVAGADRAGADRAGADRAGGAGAVLAGSGASDPASPVDSAAHASREADERQQCYVDCG; encoded by the coding sequence GGATGCCGTTGTCGATGACCGGCATCGGCCTCATCACGATGCTGTCCGAACTGCGCGGCCAGTACGGCGTCGCCGGTGCCGTCGCCGCCACGTTCACGCTGGCCATGGCGCTCATCGGGCCCCAGGTCTCCCGGCTGGTGGACCGGTACGGCCAGGGCCGGGTGCTGCTGCCCGTCACCGGCGTGAGCGTGGTCGCGCTCGGGCTGCTCCTGCTCTGCGCGCACTACGACGCGCCCGTGTGGACGCTGTTCGCGCTCGCCGCGCTCGCGGGCTCCATGCCGAGCATGGCCGCCATGGTCCGGGCCCGCTGGACCGAGATCTACCGCGACTCCCCCAGGCTGCACACCGCCTACGCACTGGAGGCGGTGATCGAGGACGTCACGTTCATCGCCGGCCCGGCGCTCTCGGTGCTGCTGTGCACGACGTTGTTCCCCGAGGCCGGGCCGCTGGTCGCGGGCGCGCTGCTGGCCGTCGGCGTCACGCTGTTCGTCATGCGGCGCGACACGGAGCCGCCGGCGCGGGGCACGGCCCAGACCGTGGAGGGGTCGGCGTTGCGCGACGGGTCGCTGCGGGTCCTGGTGCTCGCGCTGGTCGCCGGTGGCGCGATCGTGGGCACGGTGGACGTGGTGAGCGTGGCGTTCGCCGACGAGCAGGGCCAGCCCGGCGCGACGGGACTGGTGCTCGCCGTGTACGCCGTCGGCTCCTGCGCCGCCGGCCTCGCCTTCGGTGCCGTCACCCTACGGACCCCGCTACCGCGACTGCTGGTCCTCAGCATCCTCGGGACGGCCGCCACCACGCTGCCGTTCCTGCTGGTGAACAGCGTCATCGGGCTGACCGTCGCGGTGTTCTTCGCGGGCGTCTTCTTCTCGCCCACCATGATCACGATCATGAACCTGATCGAGCGCATCGTGCCCGCGCACCGGCTGACGGAGGGCATGACCTGGGCCACGACGGGGCTCGCCATCGGCGTCGCGCTGGGCTCGTCGCTCTCCGGCGCGGCGGTCGACGTGTTCGGCCCGCGCGGTGGCTTCGCCGTGGCCATCACGGCGGGCGCCCTCTGCGTCGCCGTCGCGGCGCTGGGCTACCGCCCGCTGGTGGCCGCCGTCTCCGCCAGGCCGGTCACGCCGCCGCCCGGCGGCGACTTCGCGCCGAAGGCCGGCCAGGGCGCCGCTCCGGGAGGCGATGGGGGTACGGTCACGGTGGCTGCCGCCACGGACCGTACCGACGCGGACCTGGAGAGCGCCCAGCGAGACGCGGACCTCGCGGACGGAGCGACCGTTACCCACCACGGGCCGGATGCCACCGGTCGTGGCGTGGCGGGCGCGGATCGCGCGGGCGCGGATCGCGCGGGCGCGGACCGGGCCGGGGGCGCGGGCGCCGTGCTCGCCGGGTCCGGCGCGTCGGACCCCGCGTCGCCCGTCGACTCCGCCGCGCACGCGTCACGGGAGGCGGACGAGCGGCAGCAGTGCTACGTCGACTGCGGCTGA